From one Deltaproteobacteria bacterium genomic stretch:
- a CDS encoding aspartate 1-decarboxylase, which produces MMKTMLKCKIHRATVTDAVLHYEGSVTIDKTLMDAAGLVEYEEVHIWNVDNGNRFSTYAIEGEADSGVICLNGAAARQVSKGDLVIIAAFSAYDEKELAHFQPTLVYVDGKNRITSVKRKVESESQRPRVAAAV; this is translated from the coding sequence ATGATGAAGACCATGCTGAAGTGCAAGATCCATCGGGCGACGGTGACCGACGCCGTGCTGCACTACGAGGGGAGCGTGACGATCGACAAGACGCTGATGGACGCGGCGGGACTGGTCGAGTACGAGGAGGTTCACATCTGGAACGTCGACAACGGGAACCGGTTCAGCACCTACGCCATCGAGGGCGAGGCGGACTCCGGCGTGATCTGCCTGAACGGCGCCGCCGCCCGCCAGGTGAGCAAGGGCGACCTGGTGATCATCGCCGCCTTCTCCGCCTACGACGAAAAGGAGCTCGCGCATTTCCAGCCGACCCTGGTCTACGTGGACGGGAAGAACCGGATCACGAGCGTGAAGCGGAAGGTCGAGTCGGAGAGCCAGCGCCCGCGCGTCGCCGCAGCGGTCTGA
- the panC gene encoding pantoate--beta-alanine ligase — MERLHTPGAMRAWADARRAEGARIGLVPTMGYLHEGHVSLVRVAKGAGSEAVVASIFVNPTQFGPGEDFEKYPRDEARDLAMLDAAGVDAVYLPGVRDMYPEGHQTFVEVTGVSQGLCGAARPGHFRGVATVVAKLFLAAKPHVAVFGEKDYQQLAVIRAMNRDLDVGIEIVGAPIVREEDGLAKSSRNVYLKGEDRIAARCLSRGLFRAKALFDAGERDAGTLVAAAGAAIEGEPLAKPEYAEGRDPITLAPRSGRIDAITILVAAKVGPARLIDNITLEK; from the coding sequence ATGGAGCGGCTTCACACTCCAGGGGCGATGCGGGCGTGGGCCGACGCACGGCGGGCGGAAGGGGCCCGGATCGGCCTTGTGCCCACGATGGGGTACCTGCACGAGGGGCACGTGAGCCTGGTGCGGGTCGCGAAGGGGGCCGGGAGCGAAGCGGTGGTGGCGTCGATCTTCGTCAACCCGACGCAGTTCGGGCCGGGCGAGGATTTCGAAAAGTACCCGCGGGACGAGGCGCGGGACCTGGCGATGCTCGACGCGGCGGGAGTCGATGCGGTGTACCTCCCCGGCGTGAGGGACATGTACCCGGAAGGGCACCAGACGTTCGTCGAGGTGACCGGTGTTTCGCAGGGGCTGTGCGGCGCGGCGCGCCCCGGCCATTTTCGCGGGGTCGCCACGGTGGTGGCGAAGCTGTTCCTCGCGGCGAAGCCCCATGTGGCGGTCTTCGGAGAGAAGGATTACCAGCAGTTGGCGGTGATCCGCGCGATGAACCGGGACCTCGACGTCGGCATCGAGATCGTGGGGGCGCCGATCGTCCGGGAAGAGGACGGGCTGGCGAAGAGCTCGCGCAACGTTTACCTGAAGGGAGAGGACCGGATCGCGGCCCGGTGCCTGTCGAGGGGGCTCTTCCGGGCGAAGGCGCTCTTCGACGCCGGCGAGCGGGACGCGGGGACCCTGGTCGCGGCGGCCGGGGCGGCGATCGAAGGGGAGCCGCTGGCGAAACCGGAATACGCGGAAGGGCGGGACCCGATTACGCTCGCCCCGCGTTCGGGCCGGATCGACGCTATCACGATCCTGGTGGCGGCGAAGGTCGGGCCGGCAAGATTGATCGATAACATCACGCTGGAAAAATAA
- the panB gene encoding 3-methyl-2-oxobutanoate hydroxymethyltransferase, with translation MRKTNILDLARMKAEGAKIVMITAYDALFARIFDDAGVDVILVGDSLGMVVLGHPDTLNVTMEDMVRHTEAAARGRKRAFLMADMPFLSYQACPSDAVRNAGRLLQAGAEAVKLEGGRNAAETIRAVASADIPVMGHIGLTPQSIHRMGGYRVQGKTDPQRERLLDDAAAVQEAGAFAVVLEGMPAVLAEEITRTLSIPTIGIGAGVGCDGQVLVMHDLLGLFDEFRPKFVKRFGELRKPVEAAVGAYAAAVRDGSFPGKEHSF, from the coding sequence ATGCGCAAAACCAACATCCTCGACCTTGCGCGGATGAAGGCGGAAGGGGCGAAAATCGTGATGATCACGGCGTACGACGCCCTGTTCGCCCGCATCTTCGACGACGCCGGCGTGGACGTGATCCTCGTCGGCGATTCGCTCGGGATGGTGGTACTGGGCCACCCCGACACGTTGAACGTGACGATGGAGGACATGGTGCGGCACACGGAGGCGGCGGCGCGGGGGCGCAAGCGCGCGTTCCTCATGGCCGATATGCCGTTCCTTTCGTACCAGGCCTGCCCGTCGGACGCGGTCCGCAACGCCGGGCGGCTGCTCCAGGCGGGAGCGGAGGCGGTGAAGCTCGAGGGGGGACGCAACGCCGCGGAAACGATCCGGGCGGTCGCGTCGGCGGACATCCCCGTGATGGGGCACATCGGGCTCACCCCGCAGTCGATCCACCGGATGGGCGGCTACCGCGTGCAGGGGAAGACCGACCCGCAGCGGGAACGGCTGCTGGACGACGCCGCGGCGGTGCAGGAGGCCGGCGCCTTCGCGGTGGTGCTCGAGGGGATGCCGGCCGTGCTCGCCGAGGAGATCACGCGGACACTTTCGATCCCGACGATCGGGATCGGCGCGGGAGTCGGCTGCGACGGGCAGGTGCTGGTGATGCACGACCTCCTCGGGCTGTTCGACGAGTTTCGCCCGAAGTTCGTGAAGCGCTTCGGCGAATTGCGCAAGCCGGTGGAGGCCGCGGTCGGGGCGTACGCCGCCGCCGTGCGCGACGGGTCGTTCCCGGGGAAGGAGCACTCCTTCTGA
- a CDS encoding deoxynucleoside kinase produces the protein MTEPKTPRYIAIEGPIGVGKSSLAKILAQKYASRLVKEEVAGNPFLERFYENPRKFAFQTQIFFLLSRYRQQRELAQGDLFEAGLVCDYILAKDKIFALINLEDDEISLYESIYKLLVSTLPKPDLVIYLQARPEVLLSRVRKRGIAYERNISLDYLRTLSDAYNEYFFHYNETPLLVVNTSEIDFVESPRDLEHLVREVKSVKRGTQHYIPLGSG, from the coding sequence ATGACCGAACCGAAGACCCCCCGTTACATTGCGATCGAAGGACCGATCGGCGTCGGGAAATCGTCCCTGGCGAAGATCCTCGCCCAGAAATACGCCTCCCGCCTCGTCAAGGAGGAGGTGGCGGGAAACCCGTTCCTCGAGCGCTTCTACGAAAACCCCCGAAAGTTCGCCTTTCAGACCCAGATCTTCTTCCTCCTGTCGCGCTATCGGCAGCAAAGGGAGCTGGCCCAGGGGGACCTCTTCGAGGCCGGCCTGGTGTGCGATTACATCCTCGCCAAGGACAAGATCTTCGCCCTCATCAACCTCGAGGACGACGAGATCTCCCTCTACGAGTCGATCTACAAGCTGCTCGTCTCCACGCTTCCCAAGCCGGACCTGGTCATCTACCTGCAGGCGCGCCCCGAGGTGCTGCTGTCCAGAGTCCGCAAGCGGGGGATCGCCTACGAACGAAACATCTCCCTTGACTACCTGCGCACGCTGAGCGATGCTTATAACGAATACTTTTTCCACTATAACGAGACCCCGCTCCTGGTGGTCAACACGAGCGAGATCGACTTTGTGGAAAGCCCCCGCGACCTTGAACATCTCGTGAGAGAAGTCAAGAGTGTGAAACGCGGGACGCAGCACTATATACCGCTGGGATCCGGGTAG
- the rsmA gene encoding 16S rRNA (adenine(1518)-N(6)/adenine(1519)-N(6))-dimethyltransferase RsmA, giving the protein MRPPASPAESPRRTLAALGLSPRKSLGQNFLADRNVAGKIVALARSFPPPFLEIGPGLGALTELLADAGAPVVAVELDRGLAAHLRDRFTGTSVEIVEADFLKVPEEEWRSRFPAGGTVVGNLPYSISSPIVLRLIELRDLFPRAVLMLQREVVDRLCAGPGGKEYGILSVYLGVLAEARKEFVMRRTCFHPAPDVDSAVMSVRFIGETPEALVAALRTVVRAAFAHRRKTLRNAPVPFLPGGSAQWCELLSASGIDPAGRAEEVPPPAYLAMARAFAGM; this is encoded by the coding sequence ATGCGGCCTCCCGCTTCACCCGCTGAATCCCCGCGGCGGACCCTCGCCGCCCTGGGCCTGTCCCCCCGCAAGTCCCTCGGGCAGAACTTTCTCGCCGACCGGAACGTCGCCGGCAAGATCGTCGCCCTGGCGCGCTCTTTCCCGCCGCCGTTCCTCGAGATCGGCCCCGGGCTCGGGGCCCTGACGGAGTTGCTCGCCGACGCGGGAGCGCCCGTCGTCGCGGTCGAGCTGGACCGCGGCCTGGCGGCGCACCTGCGGGACCGGTTCACCGGCACGAGCGTGGAGATCGTCGAGGCCGACTTCCTCAAGGTCCCGGAGGAGGAGTGGCGGTCGCGCTTCCCGGCGGGAGGGACGGTGGTCGGTAACCTCCCGTACTCCATCTCCTCTCCCATCGTCCTGCGGCTGATCGAATTGCGGGATCTTTTCCCCCGGGCGGTCCTGATGCTGCAGCGGGAGGTGGTGGACCGCTTGTGCGCCGGTCCGGGAGGGAAGGAGTATGGCATCCTGTCGGTTTATCTCGGCGTCCTCGCGGAGGCGCGCAAGGAGTTCGTCATGCGGCGCACCTGCTTCCATCCCGCGCCCGACGTCGACTCCGCGGTGATGTCGGTCCGCTTCATCGGCGAAACTCCCGAGGCGCTGGTTGCGGCGCTGCGAACGGTCGTCCGCGCCGCCTTCGCGCATCGGAGGAAGACGCTGCGCAACGCCCCCGTCCCGTTCCTCCCCGGGGGGTCGGCGCAATGGTGCGAGCTGCTTTCCGCGTCGGGGATCGATCCCGCCGGCCGGGCCGAGGAGGTCCCACCCCCCGCGTACCTCGCGATGGCGCGGGCGTTCGCCGGAATGTAG
- the tsaD gene encoding tRNA (adenosine(37)-N6)-threonylcarbamoyltransferase complex transferase subunit TsaD, with the protein MRVLGIESSCDETAAAVYDVSAGLLSSVVSSQVAVHGAYGGVVPELASREHLKSIVPVVGKALSDASTGRDAIDGIAVTAGPGLIGSLLVGLCFAKSLAFAWGKPLYGADHLEAHVYAVFLEIDVPFPYIALLVSGGHTSLFRVEGWAEMKFLGGTRDDAAGEAFDKAAKMMGLPYPGGVAIDRTGREGDAARFHFPRAWLSRDSADFSFSGLKTSLRTFLASPEGKVARKEDVAASFQEAVADVLVGKALSAAERERVPRLVLAGGVAANSRLRSLVLLRSAAAGIATFLPSKALCTDNAAMVALLGERRLSAGVFSGPSLSAYAASRFTR; encoded by the coding sequence TTGCGCGTTCTGGGGATCGAGAGCTCCTGCGACGAGACCGCCGCCGCCGTCTACGACGTCTCCGCGGGGTTGCTCTCCAGCGTCGTTTCGTCCCAGGTCGCGGTCCACGGCGCCTACGGCGGCGTGGTTCCCGAACTCGCCTCCCGCGAACATCTGAAATCGATCGTTCCGGTGGTCGGGAAGGCGCTGTCCGACGCCTCCACGGGGCGCGACGCGATCGACGGGATCGCGGTCACGGCGGGGCCGGGGCTCATCGGATCGCTCCTCGTGGGCCTGTGCTTCGCGAAGTCGCTCGCCTTCGCGTGGGGGAAACCGCTCTACGGCGCGGATCACCTTGAAGCGCACGTCTACGCCGTCTTCCTCGAGATCGACGTTCCCTTTCCCTACATCGCGCTGCTGGTGTCCGGCGGCCACACGTCCCTGTTCCGCGTCGAAGGATGGGCGGAGATGAAATTTCTGGGCGGCACGCGGGACGACGCGGCGGGGGAGGCGTTCGACAAGGCGGCGAAGATGATGGGGCTTCCGTATCCCGGCGGGGTCGCCATCGATCGAACCGGACGAGAGGGAGATGCGGCGCGGTTCCACTTCCCGCGGGCTTGGCTCTCCCGCGACTCGGCGGACTTCTCCTTCTCGGGCCTCAAGACGTCGCTGCGGACCTTCCTCGCCTCCCCGGAAGGGAAGGTCGCCCGGAAGGAAGATGTCGCCGCCTCTTTCCAAGAAGCGGTGGCCGACGTGCTGGTCGGGAAGGCGCTTTCCGCCGCGGAGCGCGAGCGGGTTCCGCGGCTGGTGCTGGCCGGCGGCGTCGCGGCGAACTCCCGCCTGCGTTCGCTGGTGTTGCTTCGGAGCGCCGCCGCGGGGATCGCCACGTTCCTCCCTTCGAAGGCGCTGTGCACCGACAACGCGGCGATGGTGGCGCTGCTCGGCGAGCGCCGTCTCTCGGCGGGGGTCTTCTCCGGACCTTCGCTCAGCGCCTATGCGGCCTCCCGCTTCACCCGCTGA